The DNA segment TCTGCTACTACTCCCTAACATTTCTTGAGGTCCAACAGGGTGTTCAGCTCtgtgataaaaacaaaacaaaaaaaccactctCTGTCCAGAAAACATGCAACTCTGCACACCTGTCTGTCTCCTTCCATATCTTCTGCAGTCCATTTTCTGTTATGTGCTTTGAACATTTGAAATGTTTGCTATTATTTCTGAAGAAACACAGAGCTCTAGAAAGGTGCCTGATGCTGAGTCTGGACAATTTTAACCCAACCCTGTGCACATTTACTCGGAGGTAAGTCCCAATGTGGTTAGTGAAGCTTACCTTAAGTAAGTGTACATTGGAGTGAACCtcagtgcatctagctcagtattatctacttgGAGCAGCAATTGTTTCTTAGGGGACCTTCCAGTGCTGCTTCCTGTGATCTTTGTAACTGGCCCTAgcaattgaatctgggactttcagGAAGCCCAGCAAAtgtgctgccactgagctgtgatgATTTCACCCCTGTTATTGTTTCTTCTTGCATGCTGCACCCCCTTCTTCTTGAGTCTAATTGTAGCCTCAAAGTCCCAGAAAGGCTACAATGTTATAGTTAAATTCAGTTAGGGAGGAAAAATAAATGTATGCTCATTTCATTGATCTGCATAACCAATTCTAGTTGTAAAAGAGGAGGAATTCCTCTAGCTGAATGGCagcacacctgctttgcatgctgaaggccccaggtttgatccctagTGTGTCCATGTAGGACTGGGAAATCCTTCTGCCTGcacccttggagagctgctgtcatcagtgtagacaatgcggaactaggtggaccaatgctTGGTATACGGCAGCTTACCCCCGGCCTGAAATTAGAGTTTTCCAGCTGCAGAGCTGTAACACTTCAGGTTGTTTtgggttaccagagatgagatgcagacaagagatttgcttacaaagagttaaaatttattgagtaacttacaagcatacagccaagtattcccaataaaagtggaacagcaGCACAGCCCTGCAGAAGCTagtgtcagactgaacaccccaTTGGGCACATGCAACACTTTTATAGTATTGAAGCTAGCATGTGGCATTGGCATGATTACATACGATATTGGCAGGTTTACATACACAAATGGTATTGAACATTACAGCATAATACCGATAATTGGTTATTTGACCTTCTCACAGGACATCTTCAAAAGCcaactaattgctagaaaactatatggAAATACCCTGGCACCCATTCTTAACATACTATATGCCTACTATATCTTTTCCATCTTTGCTAACAAGCAGTTGCTATACTATCTTTCTTTTGACCGTCCTTTGACTCGTCCACCTGGCTGTACTAACAAGCAACTACTCATTAACCGTCTCTTGACCCTAGGCTTAAGCCAACTATGAAACACCTTGCTAATAACATATTCTTGAAtatatgcctaattgggctcctttgatgcctctctaactaacaaggtacattcccaCTAGCTTAGGTTTTCAGATGATTATGGGACGcaggggcctgaaaggggaatacaagccttcAGGCTCACTAACAAATACATACTGAATCTATGCTTAACATAAGGCTATAATATCTTGCTATAGGCCTCTACTTGCTTGCTGGAAATAACAGACTGGTACAGGGTATACATGAGCTCAGAAACATTTCATGCAAAGTTCAAAACTCTTTGGCTTAGAGCACAGCTTTTGATGCAAACCTAAAAAAAACCCCGGTATTATTCCTTTTCTTCCAGGATTTGAAAAGTAATGCAACAGAACACTTTTGAAGAAAGCAGATACCCTTGGCAGGAGTCGTTTGAAAATGTCGGCGTCTGCATGCCATTCCGTTGCCCACGATGTGGAGACCACACCAGATTCAGGACCCTGTCTTCCTTGAGAGCCCATCTAGAATACAACCATAGTTATGAAGATCGAAGCCTTCTGACAAAATGCAACCTCTTTTCTTCCCTCAGAGATACAGACCTGATCTCTTCCGATCCCCTGACACAAGGAATGCTTGGGGACAGCACCAATGTCATGAAACCAAAGACATCATATCTAAACTTCTGCAACACATCAGGCAAGAATATAAAGAACAGGAAGTCATTGGAGGTGGAAGCGGAAAGGCAAGTGTCTTTTGGGTCAAATTACATGTCAGGAGAATCCATTGATGAGCCCATTtctaaagcagggttggcaacaacTGACTCCAAAGCCTCGTTCGAGGCCCATGTGAGAGACAAGTTTAACAGAATGGTCGAAGCAGTGGACAAAACGATAGAGAAGAGGATCGACAAGCTGACCAAAGAGCTGGCCCAAAAGACTGCCGAACTCTTGGAGGTTCGGGCGGCTTTTGTGCAGCTTTCTCAGAAGAAGCAGGAAGTCCAGAGGCGAGAGAGGGCCCTCAACAGACAAGTGGATGTGGCCGTTGAGATGATCGCGGTGCTGAAGCAGCGGCTGACAGAGTCAGAGGAGGAGCTCCACAGGAAGGAAGAGTAAGTGGGAGGATTACTAGATCATGGGTGTCTTTCCTGTACGCAGCAGGAGTTTGGGACATGATTGGTAGAGGAAGGCCAACACTGTGTAGAAGCCAGTTCATTaggatgaatggggcactgccccaccaacctcagtctgtcctcagccagctctCACCTCTtgcctttttacttacaaccaatccatggggtggcactgactgtcagcttcctcatCCTTAGTCCCAGTGTtgttcttgtagaactcagcaatgAAGATAATGGGAACAAGATTAGaatttagttggctctgcctgtcattggctctgactccacctactttcagtctccttgccttccaccctaccagtcccaatgggcaccactgCCAACACTCATTCTTGCCTCTCTGTTATCACATTGCTGCCTGCTCTCCAGCTCCTTTAGACTAGAACAGGTGTAGGGAATctacattcctgggcaaggtcttggaacgggtggttgcaggccagctccaggcgctattggatgaaactgattatctagatccatttcaatccggttttaggcccggttttggcaccgagacagccttggtcgccctgtacgatgacctatgtcgggaaagagacagagggagtgtaactctgttgattctccttgatctctcatcggcttttgataccatcgaccatggtatccttctggagaggctcgcggagttgggagttggaggtactgcgtggcagtggttccgctcctacttggcgggtcgtctccagaaggtagtgcttggggaacattgctcgacaccgcgggctctccaatatggggtcccgcaggggtcagttttgtcccccctgctttttaatatctacatgaagccattgggagaggtcatcaggagttttggagtgcgttgtcatcagtatgctgatgacacgcagctctacttctccttttcatcttcttcaggtgaggctgtcgatttgctgaaccgttgcctggccgcgacaatggactggatgagagttaacaaactgaagctcaatccagacaagactgagatgctgttggtggacgggttctctgatcggatggtggatatataccctgtcctggatggggttacactccccctaaaggaccgggttcatagtctgggagtctttttagactcttccctctcacttgaggctcaagtagcctcggtggttaggaatgcattttaccaacttcggttggtagcccagctacgtccctatttgagtaaagaggaccttacatcagtggtacatgctctggtaacctcacgtttggattactgcaatgcgctttacgtagggctacctttgaagacagttcggaagctacaactagtgcaaaatgtggcggccagattgctgacaaggaccaagcggtccgagcatataacacctgttctggccagcttgcactggttgccaatatgtttctgggctagattcaaagtgttggtattaacctataaagccttatacggtgcgggaccacgataccttgcggaacgcctcttccgatatgaaccggcccgtgcactacgttctgctatgaaggccctcctccgggttccaactcacagggaggcccggagggtgatgacaagatctagggccttctcagtggtggcccctgaactatggaacagtctccccgaggaagtacgcctggcgccgactctgctctccttccggcgccaggtcaaaaccttcctattctttgaagcattttaagttacactgatttacttttaaaaatgtttattgtattggattgttgattgtattttagtattattttgttattcattgtatttttatgctattttatgttcaccgcccagagagctattgctagtcgggcggtatataaatttaataaataataataataataataaataactcccatcgtccctgactatgcttgttggggctggtgtgagttgtagttcagcaacatctggaaggccaaagatttcccacccTTGGACTAGATGCAAAAGCATCCCAAGGCACATGGGGCTGCATATGTACTTTGGCAAGCACTTTCTCATACTCTGGATTGGACGTTGCATACATTCCAAAAAACAGTTGGCCATCACTGCTTTAGTGATGCAGCTTCTCATATTAAAACAAGGGACTTGCAAGATGTCTGATGCATAGTTGgtacttttcatattatcacaTGGATTCTGAACGTTGAATCCTGAGAAAATCTTAGATTTTGTTTTATGGAAAATCAAGATCCTAggagggtatggtctgaaggtaccttgaccaccttgctgaagctaagcaaatcTGGGTTTGGGCAGCGTGTGGATAGGTGACTGCCTGGAAACCAAATGTACACCTCCTTGGTTTACATGGTGGAAAAAAGGTGGgttttagaagaaagaaaaatgaataaCCCAATAGTTTTCATGAGTACAGAGAAAAGTTTGAAAAATTAATGTGCTGGCCAGTATCTACTGAAGATTCTCAAACCTTTTTCTACCTCCCTAGTGTCTTCTACTTGTTTCTTTTCCTGCCATTCCTACCTTCTCCCCATCTCCCTCTTCTGTAGTCCATCTCTTCTTCCTTCATagttagatagatagacagatagatctaGAAACCTCTAAATATTGCAATAGGAATACAATAATGCCACCCAAACAGATGCATGCACATTTACACAAATTCAGTCCAGCAGTTCTAGTGTGCACACAGAATCATGCATGAACACACCAGAGCTCTGCACACACAGGGGCTGCAGCGTCATCTTCTGTGAGTTGCTGAATGGATGGTGTGAACAATGGAGATTCTGCACACATAACATGCTCTGACATAGAAGACAACAAGGAAGTTCCTAGGCCTACGGTGCTTCACTTGTGCATCAGAGCCCATATGAGTATGGATTGCACCCAGGTATTTTTTATGCCCAGAATTTGGCTGCAGAAAAATGTATCAGCTAGTCGTCTTACTGTTTACACCAGGGAGGGAGATCCTCTGACTCTCCATCTTCCTttgtccttgaccattggccatgctggttggggctgatgggaactggagtccaacaacatcaggagggccacaggtttacaTCAATGTTTTGTCATATGTTTCCCCCTCTCCTTATTTACATCTCTGTCTTCTTTACTCCATAACACAGCATGTACGTGTTCTTTAGAACATATACCATTTCAGCCTTGAGGCATAGATCTGTTTAATTTAGTAGAGAAGAAGGCATGCATCAGGATATACCAATTCATGCATCATCCAAATAAACCAAATGTATTAGAAGGAcattttcaacaagccatttaataAGGGTAAGACTTTTATGCTCTAATAACATCCAGTGGGATTTCTTACAGAGGAAAGTGCTATTCTACGAGTAAGGGTATCATATGGGGGCTAAACCTTGTCCTGCTATACTTTAACTTCAGAACTGAAGGTAAAGATGTAAAGGTCTTGCTTCCAAACACCccttccccccatccccaatTCAATGGCAAGTAAGAGCTGTAAACAAAACCTTATGGGATCACATCTTGGAAGGAATGATAATTTGGTTTCCTGCTGGCTTCCATAGTAGATTCTGTAGCCATTTTGGCAGTTCCAGCTCATCTAAAAATACTTCCATGTTGTATTCATTAAAAATGTAGTAATTGCTGATACATTATTTATATGTGAACTACTTGCGGCTGTAATCCTCAGTCTGCCCACTCTCTGATGTTCCCATTGATACTAGTAGAAGTTATCTGGAGCAAATGGTTAAAGGATTGTGGTCTTGGTTTGCATTCTCAGACATCCCCCAGGCAGTTCACAATACCTTGATATGTTCcagttaaatgtatggtgctgcTCTTGTTAAAATTGGCAAGCACAATAGCTCAAAAGtttaaggcagcaatcctaaacacactaacTAGTAAAGTAAGGCTGCAAGCCTATATCCAATACTAGAGGTGTACATGGGCTGCAAGATTCACTTTGTATTTATtgtctctgtgtttttttaaaaaatccagtctaTTTCTGATTCACTCTGTGCTCTCTTCGCTTCAATCTATGCTTTGTGTTCTGAGTCGGTCagtataaagcaggggtggccactccgtggctctccagatgctgctgaactacagctcccatcagtctcagccaacacagctcatggtcagggatgatgggagctgtagtccagcagcatctggagacccACGGAGTAGCCACCCCTGGTATAAAGTGGGaatctaaaaacatttataacGTTTTCCTCTTTTGGCCAAAGCAGATGAAATGTGCAGACACAGCTGCCTCTCCAGAATGGACTGAGCCTGACAGATTGCAGGTTAATAGTTCCTAGAGCTTTTTGTGAAAGAAGTGAAAGaattcactttcctccataatccatattagggcaatgaCTTTATTAGGCCAACTAAATTGTCAAAAGCCATGTTAGTTTCATAGTTTTGACAGCAGGGGGAATGGTTGTGTGTCTCTTGCTTTTATCTTCTAATAATTAAGAGGTGCCTATgtgtgtattcttgcttgtacattttATAAAAACTTTGCAGCTTCACACTGGCCTTTTCTTACAGGTTTTTGATAGGCCATACCGTGTCTAAGAATGTTGCCTGCAGAGTTCTGAACGCTGTGGAGGGTTTTTTGTGTGGTTTAAATCAAGCAAAATAATaactatttaaaaaaaccctaaatgaagcttttaacttttttaacaaccctctgctgctgcactttaACAAAAAACAAGTCAGGCCTCTTTAGTGCTCCACTGGTAatattttggacagcctcacttcttgcaaagttCGTGGTcctagagaaacatagagataTAGGGAAAGATAGAGCTATATGGGACAGAAATACAGATGTAACCTAGTGACACAAGGTTTTGTGAGGGCCCTGTTCTGACTTGGAGTGTGTGGTTTTATTGACACTGCACTTCAACTCGGGAAGGGAGAAATACTCTTGAATTGCTTCATTATTTGGCCTACCCACAGAGCCAATGCACTTCTTATCACTTACctcagaatcagagcttggaaaagttacttttttgaactacaactcccatcagccccagccggcatggccactggattgggctgatgggagttgtagttcaaaaaagtaacgtttccaagctctgctcagaataAAGGCCAACTGAACTCAGCAGTCCTTACTTGACAGTAGTTGTGCATAGCATTGTATTGTAAGTCCCATACCAGTTATACCAGCCCTGGGACCAGATCTTACACTGGCACATGGATGATTGCCCTCTGCATACTCAAGCTGGAGCCAAACAAGATACTTTCACAAAGCAAGATGGAGGATGGTGGGATGGGAAAGAGAAATTATAGCCTTTTATGCAAGTCATTtgagcacattttaaaaattagtcCTGCCCACAAATATTGATAACAGTCATTCATAGTGCATTGAACAAAGGTTTCCAACCTTGGTTGTCTAAAACCCATTCTTATTCGCCCCAGGTGATCAGACAAGAAGCTATTTACATGCCTGTTCTTATACTGCTCCTGAAGGATCTTTGAACTAGCCGCTCCCTTTGGTGGAGGACTGTGCCATTAGCTTTTAGAGCACTGCTCCACTTGTGAACCTGTGGAATGCCATTCCATGACTCTTTATGCAGTGACATCGGGCAGAGTGATCCTAACCCCTGCTGAAGGTCTGCAGGGGTTGGGGTGGGGGTTAGGATGAGGCAAAACTATGGCTCCAGTGACATGGAGCAGCTCCACTAACTGGATGGTCTGCCCTCATTCCTGCTGAGGCCCCTGGTATGCCCACAGCATACTTTCTGCAGTGTTTCTGCCAGAAGTAGGGCCAAATCCAGGGGGTTCCTGAAGCTGGTGTTAGTAAACAAGCACCAGCATGACCTCCACCACACAACTTTGACCtaacctgatttttattttatgttggaGTTCCCATCCTCTTTCTAAACTCCCTCAATTCAAGACTATGGTGGTGAGCTTAGTTTAGTTCCGGCATGGGGATCCTGTAGACTCCAATTCTCATCAATCCTAGTCAGCACGggtgatggtcagggatgatcgggtttgtagtccaacagcttctggagggtcacagattctctGCTCCTGGTTTAGTGGGGGAGTAAAAGAATTGCTAAGTTTTTAAGACTGACCCCTGCAGGGGCAAAGAGAACAAGGAGTTAAAAGtgtttctcttcccagggaatgctgCAAACTACTAAAGCCGAGCAGACCGTGTACTATGCATGTTTATCTATTCCCCTTTGGCATTTGGTTACCTGCCTTGGGCTTGCCAAGCACTCCGCTGGTGTGTTGGGACTGGCCTCTGTGAAGAAACCCATGGAGAATCCAAACCTATGGAGCTCTGCTAGTAAAGGCTTGTTGTGTAGATACAGTGTTCCAGAATGCATTGCATACTCAAGCTGGAACCAGGTTCTTCTTCTGTCATAGGCTtcaaaagaaaaagagggagatGAAACCAACAACCTAAGAAGAGGTTTATAGAGATTGCAAATGAAATCATTTATATTGTGGCAACAATGTATGTGAGCCTTTGCATGGCATAATAAGTAGTACTTGTAGTAGATTTATATGCCATTTTCCCATTGCTCAGTCATTCTCAGTGGCTTACAGTCAATGAAATGCATTCCTAGTCTTTGGAGATCCTCCTGTTCAATGTAGGACAAGAGaaagaaaggtgtgtgtgggaagtTATGTATGAAGACTGCTTCGGTTTTGTAAGCATGGTTTGGCTGTCTCAGAACAATTGGTGTATTTCTTGGTTTTTACCCAGTGAAGGGCCCAAGAAGTCAGTACTGCACCAAGCAAGTTAGTAccaccgggggggggagaggtaggTATGCATTCTGGGGCTGCTACAAAACAAAAGTCCAGTTTTCCTTTGTTCTTCGATAGATAGCTGAGGATTAATATTCACAAAATCatctgtcatttttttaaaaaaggaaactgcCCCGTTtttcaaagacatctcttctccaGTACTGAGACCAAATTCTTGGCCATGTTCTTGAAGACatggggttgcattcaactaagtcctactcagagaagacccactgaaattaatgaagctaagttagtTATAATAgggttgtgttgtgtgtgtgtgtgttttattatgcATTGTAGTGGGAGTACTTATcaacttgccgccctgggctcctcctgggaggaaaggtgggatataaataaaataataaaataaataaataaataaactttgattTTGTTGCTGAACCTCCCGCTAATTCTCTAAGAGGGGAATCAAGATGGTGCTGAATCCTTTGAATGGATTCAGTTGATTAATTGGGCTCTCACTGTTTCACCTCTTACTTGGTCTAGCTTTTGCTAATGATGCTCATGCTCTAAACAAGTACCTAATATAATCGTAACGTTATTTGAAATCGTCTTTCACTTCAAGAAATAACAATCAAAGGGATGCCTAAGCTCCATTAAGGAGACTTTAAACACACTGTTTAGTATTCATATCCCACAACATTTGTGGGAAAGAAGCAAAGAGAAACCTCCCTGGAGTGTGACAATTCTCAGTGCAGTCTCAAATGCCAGAGGGTGTATAGCTCCTTTCCAAAAGTGGCAACATGGCCATCTTGCTGCTGGAAGGCCACCCCTTTTGCAGAAGTGCAATCCTCCGTGGAGGGATGGTATCTACCGTCGTTGATGCAGGACTGGGGTGGGGCAGACTCCTTTGGCACAAAATAATTATGTTTTTTCATCACCTGGAGAGGCCCTAGGTTGGTTGTTATTTCTAGGAGCATTAGGGTGGCTGCTGAAACATCACCACAACcagagaggaaatgcatcacacaAAACAAGAGAAcagatttgcatattatttgcacgTGCCTATGCATctttagaaataatgactataattgaaatagaaatatggtacatctcaccatagtggggaaaaccatgaccaggtgacctgtgtgcctgcttggTTTGTGGTCCAGGTATTAGTTGCCaatgggcagcttcaaggccctCACTCTCTCTATatatgatgtagtggttaaggtgttggactacgacctgggaaactagggtttgaatcccctcacagccatgaagctcactgggtgaccttgggccagtcactgcctctcagaggaaggcagtggtaaaccccctctgaatactgcttaccatgaaaaccctattcatagggtcaccataagtcgggatcaacttgaaagcagtccatttccatttccattttatctttaaaccagacagcTCTCCaaagagaggactgtcctctgtaaggtATGCAAAAAAACCCCCCGCACCAGTGTTGTTTGCTTATTTGGTTACGTGCAAGTAGTTCTGGAAGGTTAGCATCGCATCTGGCGTGCAATATACCTGTAGTACAGGCAAGAGGCTCTCTGAGTTAAAAAGTAGCATCTGTCCGTTCTTTCCTCCTGCTCATTAATAAGGAAACACCAAGGAAATTCCAACAGAGCTGCATTTTTGTCATTGCAGAGAAGTAGTTATATTTAATCACTTCCTGGAGGAAGCGGCCGAGAAGGAGGTTTGTGGCAAAGCCAGGCTCCAGCACTTCATTGAGAATCTGCTGCAGCGGGTTGATCTGGCCGAAAAGCAGTTGGATTATTATCAGAATCAGCAGATCCTGGGCAACTACAGTGAAGTCAGTGAATATGTGGTAAGCAGAAAATAGGAGTCTCTTTCATTACACCTTCCAAGGAAAAGTTgagtggggttgatgggaactgtagtctgaaatatctggaggtcaccagggtggggaaggctgatctaagctGTTGTTCTACTTAAGCAGGAGttgtgatgatgatttgtgctaTATAAAATACTAGATATTATTACATTATTAGTTTGGCATATGACACATTATTACATTTTGTATCCCAtacttcctcccaggagctcatgCTAGGGCTACATGTTTCTTTCTTCCCTGCAgttttatcctcatgacaaccctgtgaggtaggttaggctgaaaggcaatGACTTGTCCAAagcacccactgagcttcatgacaATGCACACCAATCCAGTGCTACTCATGAGCAACAACTGAAGTTTCACTAGATGGGCTTAAGTATCTCAGTCCACATTGGAAGACATATGCAATTCCTTGGGGACTAAATGAGCAACATGATGTGCATGTGGATGCAGACCTAAACATGTACCCACATGTGCACCAGCAGTGCATCTAGGATGCCTACTTTTACTTGCAGATCTCCCTTGCTAGAGTGTGACAAATAGCTTTTCAGAGACCTCTAGGTGTACAGCAGAGCTAGGGTCACCAGTTTGCAACTTGGATGCAGTGATGCCAGTTCTGACACAAtcacactggctgcctatatgtttctgagcttaATTCAAAGTGTTGATGCTCACCTATAAATCCCTAAATGGTCTGGGTCCTGTGTACCTTTGGAAGTTCTTTCTTTCATATATTTTTCCCTATTCCACGAGTTCAACCCATGAGGCCCCGTACTGAGTACCATCTTTCATCCAAGGGAAATTATCAGGATGAGGTGCAGGGcctttactgttgtggcaccCACACTCTGGAAGCCTTTATTTAAAGGGAGAAATCTGCCTGGCCACCTCCCTAATGCCTGGGGTAAAACCTCTTCTGTTCCATAAAAAAATCCTTAGCTGTTAATGCaacttggagggggggaggaTTGATATTATTTGCAGATGCTTATTGATTGGCTTGGTGTCCATTTCCAGGGCAAGTTTAAGGTAGTTagatagtttttaaaaatgggattgatttattttattttttgtttctgtgaaACACTTTCTGAAAGTCTCTGTGGGTACTCTTTGGGACAGAAAATTGACTGGGAAAGGATACCAGAaatacataaaaatgtgtttgacAATGAAGCAGGGGCTTTGCAAGTGTGGCTTGCCCTCTCTTCCCCCAATTTTTCTCGGATCACTTCTGCCCTTGGCCCTCATCTCCTATAGTGAGCAGAGCAGGGACTCTTGGTCTGCTCCACCACAGATGAAGGAGAATGTGAACAAAGACCCAGGGAGAAATAGGCAGCAGAAACTATGGCAGCTGAGTCTTCAGTCTGTTGAGAAATGTAAAGGTACAGCATTCATCTTTGGGTTGCAGTTCCACCTAGAGCTATTGTTG comes from the Rhineura floridana isolate rRhiFlo1 chromosome 7, rRhiFlo1.hap2, whole genome shotgun sequence genome and includes:
- the ZNF365 gene encoding protein ZNF365 isoform X1 codes for the protein MQQNTFEESRYPWQESFENVGVCMPFRCPRCGDHTRFRTLSSLRAHLEYNHSYEDRSLLTKCNLFSSLRDTDLISSDPLTQGMLGDSTNVMKPKTSYLNFCNTSGKNIKNRKSLEVEAERQVSFGSNYMSGESIDEPISKAGLATTDSKASFEAHVRDKFNRMVEAVDKTIEKRIDKLTKELAQKTAELLEVRAAFVQLSQKKQEVQRRERALNRQVDVAVEMIAVLKQRLTESEEELHRKEEEVVIFNHFLEEAAEKEVCGKARLQHFIENLLQRVDLAEKQLDYYQNQQILGNYSEVSEYVFTDMSSSKKPRCLSSRGNQHGYYNTPDVKPHSLQKGRMHLKKAKEDTICAHPVKLFYEPVDCSRDIWRPQKKGDGAVASRKVNTKSKISKKTKQLY
- the ZNF365 gene encoding protein ZNF365 isoform X2, translated to MQQNTFEESRYPWQESFENVGVCMPFRCPRCGDHTRFRTLSSLRAHLEYNHSYEDRSLLTKCNLFSSLRDTDLISSDPLTQGMLGDSTNVMKPKTSYLNFCNTSGKNIKNRKSLEVEAERQVSFGSNYMSGESIDEPISKAGLATTDSKASFEAHVRDKFNRMVEAVDKTIEKRIDKLTKELAQKTAELLEVRAAFVQLSQKKQEVQRRERALNRQVDVAVEMIAVLKQRLTESEEELHRKEEEVVIFNHFLEEAAEKEVCGKARLQHFIENLLQRVDLAEKQLDYYQNQQILGNYSEVSEYVFTDMSSSKKPRCLSRGNQHGYYNTPDVKPHSLQKGRMHLKKAKEDTICAHPVKLFYEPVDCSRDIWRPQKKGDGAVASRKVNTKSKISKKTKQLY
- the ZNF365 gene encoding protein ZNF365 isoform X3, which translates into the protein MQQNTFEESRYPWQESFENVGVCMPFRCPRCGDHTRFRTLSSLRAHLEYNHSYEDRSLLTKCNLFSSLRDTDLISSDPLTQGMLGDSTNVMKPKTSYLNFCNTSGKNIKNRKSLEVEAERQVSFGSNYMSGESIDEPISKAGLATTDSKASFEAHVRDKFNRMVEAVDKTIEKRIDKLTKELAQKTAELLEVRAAFVQLSQKKQEVQRRERALNRQVDVAVEMIAVLKQRLTESEEELHRKEEEVVIFNHFLEEAAEKEVCGKARLQHFIENLLQRVDLAEKQLDYYQNQQILGNYSEVSEYVFTDMSSSKKPRCLYQQPRKPTRLL
- the ZNF365 gene encoding protein ZNF365 isoform X4, yielding MQQNTFEESRYPWQESFENVGVCMPFRCPRCGDHTRFRTLSSLRAHLEYNHSYEDRSLLTKCNLFSSLRDTDLISSDPLTQGMLGDSTNVMKPKTSYLNFCNTSGKNIKNRKSLEVEAERQVSFGSNYMSGESIDEPISKAGLATTDSKASFEAHVRDKFNRMVEAVDKTIEKRIDKLTKELAQKTAELLEVRAAFVQLSQKKQEVQRRERALNRQVDVAVEMIAVLKQRLTESEEELHRKEEEVVIFNHFLEEAAEKEVCGKARLQHFIENLLQRVDLAEKQLDYYQNQQILGNYSEVSEYVFTDMSSSKKPRCLYQPRKPTRLL